One genomic segment of Ricinus communis isolate WT05 ecotype wild-type chromosome 5, ASM1957865v1, whole genome shotgun sequence includes these proteins:
- the LOC8267711 gene encoding ammonium transporter 2 member 3, giving the protein MLVPLHANLQSISSLHWYNNNDNNKNKKIKTKPLYLYVSKKQVLDIFLVQAMNYTFQENFSLPSGLRPDESSPEWNSKADNAWQLTATTMVCLQSVPGLVILYGSMVKKKWAVNSAFMAFYAFAAVLVCWVLWGHHMSFGTKISPLVGKPNVALPQHFVLSRSKLGHVPMADYVLYQFAFAAITVILLAGSLLGRMNIYAWMLFVPLWLTFSYTVGAFSIWGGGFLEKHIIDYAGGYVIHLSSGVAGFTAAYWVGPRHSHDRQHFPPNNIIHMLGGAGFLWLGWTGFNGGSPFAAGLVASLAVVNTHLCTATSLLVWVSFDMIVYKKSSVIGAVQGMITGLVCITPGAGIVEPWAAFLMGGMSGSVTWYTMMVLHRRSAFFQSVDDTLAVFHTHAVAGLLGGILSGLFAKPSLLMMMYPQSTYGTGLFYSLTNGRHQDGLKQMVSQIEGAAFVTAWNVVLTSLICILISRIVDLRLPQDHLEIGDDAVHGEEAYALWGDGERMPNLYRRLHPKLPSWCGA; this is encoded by the exons ATGCTTGTACCTCTCCATGCAAACCTCCAAAGCATTTCATCTCTACATtggtataataataatgataataataaaaataaaaaaataaagactaAGCCATTATATCTCTATGTTTCCAAGAAACAAGTTCTTGATATCTTTCTTGTCCAAGCTATGAATTATACATTTCAAGAAAACTTTTCTCTTCCGTCGGGGTTAAGACCAGATGAATCTTCTCCAGAATGGAACAGCAAAGCAGACAATGCATGGCAACTCACAGCAACGACAATGGTCTGCTTACAAAGTGTTCCTGGCCTTGTGATTCTTTATGGAAGCATGGTGAAGAAGAAATGGGCCGTCAACTCTGCATTTATGGCTTTCTATGCATTTGCAGCTGTCCTTGTTTGTTGGGTCTTATGGGGTCATCACATGTCTTTTGGTACCAAGATTAGTCCACTTGTAGGGAAGCCTAATGTTGCACTTCCTCAACATTTTGTACTGTCTCGATCTAAGTTGGGTCATGTCCCTATGGCTGATTATGTGCTTTATCAGTTTGCTTTTGCTGCCATTACTGTTATTTTGCTAGCTGGATCTTTACTTGGGAGGATGAACATCTATGCTTGGATGCTTTTTGTTCCTTTATGGCTTACCTTTAGTTACACTGTTGGGGCTTTCAGTATTTGGGGTGGAGGATTTCTTGAAAAGCACATTATTGATTATGCAGGAGGCTATGTGATTCATCTGTCTTCTGGTGTGGCTGGTTTCACTGCTGCTTATTGG GTAGGACCCAGGCATTCACATGATAGGCAGCACTTCCCACCCAATAACATAATTCACATGTTAGGGGGTGCAGGATTTCTATGGCTAGGGTGGACAGGGTTCAATGGTGGGTCTCCATTTGCTGCTGGGCTGGTGGCATCACTGGCTGTTGTCAATACTCACCTCTGCACTGCCACCAGCCTCTTGGTCTGGGTTTCCTTTGACATGATTGTTTACAAGAAAAGCTCTGTCATTGGTGCTGTCCAAGGGATGATCACTGGCCTAGTCTGCATCACTCCTGGCGCAG GAATAGTAGAGCCATGGGCAGCATTCTTGATGGGAGGAATGTCTGGTTCAGTGACGTGGTACACCATGATGGTATTGCACAGGAGATCTGCATTCTTCCAAAGTGTGGATGATACATTGGCAGTCTTTCACACGCATGCTGTGGCTGGCCTTCTTGGAGGGATTCTGTCCGGCCTCTTTGCTAAGCCCTCCCTTCTGATGATGATGTATCCACAGAGCACCTATGGCACAGGGTTGTTCTATAGCTTGACAAATGGAAGACACCAAGATGGCCTTAAACAAATGGTCTCCCAAATCGAAGGAGCAGCTTTTGTTACTGCTTGGAATGTGGTTCTAACGAGCTTGATATGTATCCTTATAAGTCGCATTGTTGATCTTAGGCTTCCACAAGATCACCTGGAAATAGGTGATGATGCTGTGCATGGTGAAGAAGCTTATGCACTATGGGGTGATGGAGAAAGAATGCCGAATCTGTATCGACGACTGCATCCGAAGCTTCCTTCCTGGTGCGGAGCTTGA
- the LOC8267710 gene encoding bifunctional nuclease 2 isoform X2: MMLGAQFQVHVVNNLRVLRDEKNAYNGGSMSNSSGFLSIQLGFERSLRLQCNRVKKSIFISCKSSSGSPFDDGRSTNIPDDHDHDFLQASLLISETALHYRMRRQGFQEETTWRLPGRWSPFSAMIRESRRDTSFVGYEFLRRFQSPTIFLKVSCDGDFLLPIIVGEFAIEKLIDALRGGDGNDDGDCPDQFQLVRNLVDRLGYEPGENEVVSIDARPSDAINMAHRCKAPIHVSKQIVFTDAIRISYGMGRVHDRKPTYDVTLDSAADGPDSLAEELELVRNMNSAVKEERFNDAAMWRDKLMQLRQSMHDH; this comes from the exons ATGATGTTAGGAGCTCAATTTCAAGTCCATGTAGTGAATAATTTGAGGGTTTTAAGAGATGAAAAGAATGCATATAATGGTGGTTCGATGTCGAATTCAAGTGGGTTTTTGTCAATTCAATTGGGTTTTGAAAGAAGCTTAAGATTACAGTGTAACCGTGTTAAGAAATCAATCTTTATCTCTTGTAAATCTTCTAGTGGAAGCCCATTTGATGATGGTAGATCCACCAATATTCCTGATGATCATGATCATGACTTTCTTCAAGCTTCTCTTCTCATTTCAG AAACTGCGTTGCACTATCGAATGCGGAGGCAAGGATTTCAAGAAGAAACAACATGGCGATTACCTGGTAGATGGAGCCCTTTTTCTGCCATGATAAGGGAATCAAGACGTGATACTAGTTTTGTAGGATATGAATTTCTTCGTCGGTTCCAGAGTCctactatttttcttaaagttTCATGTGATGGCGACTTCCTGTTACCAATTATTGTCG GGGAGTTTGCTATTGAGAAACTTATAGATGCCTTGCGCGgaggagatggaaatgatgATGGG GATTGTCCAGACCAGTTTCAGCTCGTGAGGAATTTGGTGGATAGACTTGGATATGAG CCAGGGGAAAATGAAGTTGTGAGCATAGATGCACGACCCTCTGATGCCATAAATATGGCACATAGATGCAAG GCTCCAATTCATGTAAGTAAACAAATTGTCTTCACTGACGCCATCAGAATTAGTTATGGGATGGGAAGAGTGCATGATAGGAAGCCTACTTATGATGTAACCCTTGACAG TGCTGCTGATGGTCCAGATTCACTAGCTGAGGAACTGGAGCTTGTCAGAAATATGAATTCAGCTGTTAAAGAGGAAAGATTCAATGATGCAG CCATGTGGAGAGACAAATTGATGCAGCTTCGCCAGTCAATGCATGACCATTAG
- the LOC8267710 gene encoding bifunctional nuclease 1 isoform X1, whose translation MMLGAQFQVHVVNNLRVLRDEKNAYNGGSMSNSSGFLSIQLGFERSLRLQCNRVKKSIFISCKSSSGSPFDDGRSTNIPDDHDHDFLQASLLISETALHYRMRRQGFQEETTWRLPGRWSPFSAMIRESRRDTSFVGYEFLRRFQSPTIFLKVSCDGDFLLPIIVGEFAIEKLIDALRGGDGNDDGDCPDQFQLVRNLVDRLGYEVKMVRITERVANTYFARVFLSKPGENEVVSIDARPSDAINMAHRCKAPIHVSKQIVFTDAIRISYGMGRVHDRKPTYDVTLDSAADGPDSLAEELELVRNMNSAVKEERFNDAAMWRDKLMQLRQSMHDH comes from the exons ATGATGTTAGGAGCTCAATTTCAAGTCCATGTAGTGAATAATTTGAGGGTTTTAAGAGATGAAAAGAATGCATATAATGGTGGTTCGATGTCGAATTCAAGTGGGTTTTTGTCAATTCAATTGGGTTTTGAAAGAAGCTTAAGATTACAGTGTAACCGTGTTAAGAAATCAATCTTTATCTCTTGTAAATCTTCTAGTGGAAGCCCATTTGATGATGGTAGATCCACCAATATTCCTGATGATCATGATCATGACTTTCTTCAAGCTTCTCTTCTCATTTCAG AAACTGCGTTGCACTATCGAATGCGGAGGCAAGGATTTCAAGAAGAAACAACATGGCGATTACCTGGTAGATGGAGCCCTTTTTCTGCCATGATAAGGGAATCAAGACGTGATACTAGTTTTGTAGGATATGAATTTCTTCGTCGGTTCCAGAGTCctactatttttcttaaagttTCATGTGATGGCGACTTCCTGTTACCAATTATTGTCG GGGAGTTTGCTATTGAGAAACTTATAGATGCCTTGCGCGgaggagatggaaatgatgATGGG GATTGTCCAGACCAGTTTCAGCTCGTGAGGAATTTGGTGGATAGACTTGGATATGAG GTAAAAATGGTGAGAATTACAGAGAGAGTAGCTAATACTTACTTTGCAAGAGTTTTTTTGAGCAAG CCAGGGGAAAATGAAGTTGTGAGCATAGATGCACGACCCTCTGATGCCATAAATATGGCACATAGATGCAAG GCTCCAATTCATGTAAGTAAACAAATTGTCTTCACTGACGCCATCAGAATTAGTTATGGGATGGGAAGAGTGCATGATAGGAAGCCTACTTATGATGTAACCCTTGACAG TGCTGCTGATGGTCCAGATTCACTAGCTGAGGAACTGGAGCTTGTCAGAAATATGAATTCAGCTGTTAAAGAGGAAAGATTCAATGATGCAG CCATGTGGAGAGACAAATTGATGCAGCTTCGCCAGTCAATGCATGACCATTAG
- the LOC8267710 gene encoding bifunctional nuclease 2 isoform X3, whose amino-acid sequence MMLGAQFQVHVVNNLRVLRDEKNAYNGGSMSNSSGFLSIQLGFERSLRLQCNRVKKSIFISCKSSSGSPFDDGRSTNIPDDHDHDFLQASLLISETALHYRMRRQGFQEETTWRLPGRWSPFSAMIRESRRDTSFVGYEFLRRFQSPTIFLKVSCDGDFLLPIIVGEFAIEKLIDALRGGDGNDDGDCPDQFQLVRNLVDRLGYEAPIHVSKQIVFTDAIRISYGMGRVHDRKPTYDVTLDSAADGPDSLAEELELVRNMNSAVKEERFNDAAMWRDKLMQLRQSMHDH is encoded by the exons ATGATGTTAGGAGCTCAATTTCAAGTCCATGTAGTGAATAATTTGAGGGTTTTAAGAGATGAAAAGAATGCATATAATGGTGGTTCGATGTCGAATTCAAGTGGGTTTTTGTCAATTCAATTGGGTTTTGAAAGAAGCTTAAGATTACAGTGTAACCGTGTTAAGAAATCAATCTTTATCTCTTGTAAATCTTCTAGTGGAAGCCCATTTGATGATGGTAGATCCACCAATATTCCTGATGATCATGATCATGACTTTCTTCAAGCTTCTCTTCTCATTTCAG AAACTGCGTTGCACTATCGAATGCGGAGGCAAGGATTTCAAGAAGAAACAACATGGCGATTACCTGGTAGATGGAGCCCTTTTTCTGCCATGATAAGGGAATCAAGACGTGATACTAGTTTTGTAGGATATGAATTTCTTCGTCGGTTCCAGAGTCctactatttttcttaaagttTCATGTGATGGCGACTTCCTGTTACCAATTATTGTCG GGGAGTTTGCTATTGAGAAACTTATAGATGCCTTGCGCGgaggagatggaaatgatgATGGG GATTGTCCAGACCAGTTTCAGCTCGTGAGGAATTTGGTGGATAGACTTGGATATGAG GCTCCAATTCATGTAAGTAAACAAATTGTCTTCACTGACGCCATCAGAATTAGTTATGGGATGGGAAGAGTGCATGATAGGAAGCCTACTTATGATGTAACCCTTGACAG TGCTGCTGATGGTCCAGATTCACTAGCTGAGGAACTGGAGCTTGTCAGAAATATGAATTCAGCTGTTAAAGAGGAAAGATTCAATGATGCAG CCATGTGGAGAGACAAATTGATGCAGCTTCGCCAGTCAATGCATGACCATTAG
- the LOC8267709 gene encoding ankyrin repeat domain-containing protein, chloroplastic, whose amino-acid sequence MSLPSLLLLNPQIPKVPSPLYHFSKPSPVLLSIQILKFPRKFYSVSPSLQSSFPIQNDDYDSAVEEHVIGDCLVFEEGAFEGPYLENASSSVLDQESDPKQKTKNKNKKKKKNVIEIEAENLVPDKWREVQAEINITKKERRKIAQELEFNSRVEKKKKGLRPIRALNLEEYKAYREAKLAQLKPLVLDNPSSFQVEKEDENEEEEEKEKEKVEMSESCSERVAPKNPRWAVYGKGFDDVNEFFNSGHYEPGVKNSEGRRKLFTQEEKLLLNRKIPDVAAATSGKWLPLHSLAASGEFYLVDALLKHNVDINALNVDGLTALHKAILCKKQAITGYLLRESANPFVLDSDGASLLHYAVQTASAPAIKLLLLYNVDINLQDNDGWTPLHVAVQARRSDIIKLLLIKGADQMLKNQDGLTPLDLCLYSGRDTKTFELIKLLKQFAKK is encoded by the exons ATGTCACTCCCTTCTCTCCTGCTTCTAAACCCACAAATCCCAAAAGTTCCATCTCCTCTCTATCACTTCTCTAAGCCATCTCCAGTGCTCTTATCTATCCAAATCTTGAAATTCCCAAGAAAATTCTACTCTGTTTCACCTTCTCTTCAATCATCTTTTCCCATTCAAAACGATGACTACGACTCTGCTGTCGAAGAGCATGTTATTGGCGACTGTCTAGTCTTTGAAGAAGGTGCTTTTGAAGGCCCATATCTTGAAAATGCTTCTTCATCAGTTCTTGATCAAGAGTCTGATCCAAAACAGAAGACCaaaaacaagaacaagaagaagaaaaagaatgtaaTAGAAATAGAGGCAGAGAATTTGGTTCCTGATAAATGGAGAGAAGTACAAGCAGAAATTAACATTACCAAGAAAGAAAGGCGCAAGATTGCTCAAGAATTGGAATTTAATAGTAgagttgaaaagaaaaagaaagggttGCGTCCTATTAGAGCTTTGAATTTGGAGGAGTATAAGGCTTATAGAGAAGCTAAGTTGGCTCAATTGAAGCCACTTGTTCTTGATAATCCTTCAAGCTTTCAGGtagagaaagaagatgagaatgaggaggaggaggagaaggagaaggagaaggtGGAAATGAGTGAGAGTTGTAGTGAGAGAGTGGCACCCAAGAATCCAAGATGGGCAGTTTATGGAAAAGGTTTTGATGATGTTAATGAGTTCTTTAATAGTGGCCATTATGAGCCTGGTGTTAAGAACTCTGAAG GCCGTCGCAAGTTGTTCACACAGGAGGAAAAACTTTTGCTTAATAGGAAGATACCTGATGTAGCAGCTGCTACCTCT GGCAAATGGCTGCCTCTGCACTCGCTTGCTGCATCGGGCGAATTCTACCTTGTGGATGCTTTGTTGAAACATAATGTTGATATTAATGCTTTGAATGTG GATGGCTTGACTGCACTTCATAAAGCAATATTATGCAAAAAGCAAGCAATAACTGGCTATCTTTTGAGAGAATCAGCAAATCCATTTGTTCTAGATTCA GATGGTGCTTCCTTATTGCATTATGCCGTCCAAACAGCATCTGCCCCTGCTATTAAACTTCTTCTGTTATACAATGTTGATATTAACCTTCAGGACAAT GATGGATGGACACCACTACATGTTGCTGTGCAAGCCCGAAGAAGTGacataataaaacttttattaattaaaggaGCTGACCAGATGTTAAAAAACCAG gATGGCTTAACCCCACTTGATCTTTGCCTCTATTCTGGAAGAGACACAAAAActtttgaacttatcaagctATTGAAGCAATTCGCGAAGAAATAA
- the LOC8267708 gene encoding serine/arginine-rich splicing factor SR45a, translating to MADSPAKRNSHSVSPWREQSRSRSRSRSRSRSRSRSRSRARSLSPQPRHRSRSRSRGRSRSRSHGRTEAVNPGNTLYVTGLSTRVTERGLEEHFAKEGKVASCFLVVEPRTRISRGFAFVTMDNVEDANRCVKYLNQSVLEGRYITVEKSRRKRPRTPTPGHYLGLKSNRDYGHRGDRGDRGRYRGRDDYHGRDDYRGRDDYRRSPRRSPYRGERAGREYSPRRSPYGGRSRRDRSRSPYSPSYHGSRLR from the exons ATG GCCGATTCTCCTGCCAAAAG GAATTCACATTCTGTTTCGCCATGGAGAGAACAGTCGAGGTCTAGGTCAAGGTCTCGTTCCAGGTCCAGGTCCAGGTCTAGGTCAAGGTCTAGAGCAAGATCATTGTCTCCACAGCCTAGGCATAGATCACGATCACGAAGTCGTGGCAG ATCAAGATCAAGAAGCCATGGCAG GACTGAAGCTGTAAATCCTGGAAACACACTTTATGTGACTGGTCTGTCTACAAGAGTAACAGAGAGAGGACTAGAAGAACATTTCGCTAAGGAGGGAAAG GTTGCTTCATGTTTTCTTGTTGTGGAGCCCCGTACTCGCATTTCTCGTGGTTTTGCTTTTGTTACGATGGACAATGTTGAGGATGCCAATCGTTGTGTTAAGTATCTCAACCAATCGGTTCTAGAGGGCCGATATATAACAGTTGAGAAG TCACGAAGGAAGCGACCAAGAACTCCAACACCAGGACACTATCTTGGGCTGAAAAGTAATAGGGACTATG GCCATCGGGGTGATCGTGGAGATCGTGGTAGGTATCGAGGCCGTGATGACTACCATGGTCGAGATGATTATCGTGGCCGTGATGATTATCGCAGGTCTCCAAGGCGTTCTCCTTATCGTGGGGAGCGTGCAGGTCGTGAATACTCTCCTAGGCGCTCTCCCTATGGTGGAAGATCAAGAAGGGACAGGTCTAGGTCACCATATTCTCCTTCTTATCATGGTTCTAG GTTGCGTTGA